One Deltaproteobacteria bacterium genomic window carries:
- the menD gene encoding 2-succinyl-5-enolpyruvyl-6-hydroxy-3-cyclohexene-1-carboxylic-acid synthase has translation MNDTVLNNMQLSAYIIQSLLDSGVSEFCLCAGARNASLVKTFEKNAHLKIYHFFEERSAAFFALGRIQQIQKPVVVVTTSGTAVAELLPAVIEAHYTGLSLILLTADRPKNYRGTGAPQAIEHMGIFSNYVRKSFDLDAQNYDFAINQDHLNFPLHLNVCFDEPLIDQEPLEIQFNSIVDVVKDKNRYHSLMSENKGLEAKNFATNSVEENSLEKNGECFLKELDIFLKETKPLIILSALAEADQPIVIQFLESLQLPLFVEGISGLRNHPRIKKYSLLTPEKITKELFLNKTCNSILRIGGVPTTRFWRDLEFELKNIPVLSISNNLFSGLSRPSKLCTPIQNLKEYDSGSQILMSEPIWKSRDEELYFNLNRLFEKYPESEPALVNKLSKHLHHKNVYLGNSLPIREWDLAICQKTIPAKVFANRGANGIDGQVSTFLGWASSGVENWAILGDLTALYDLSSLWITRQLEVDNLTILVINNGGGMIFNKIFESEYFLNRHEINFSSWAKMWNWHYEKWQTIPSKPISSGFRIIEMVPVEEQTKQFWLEWDKCGL, from the coding sequence ATGAATGACACTGTCTTGAATAATATGCAATTGTCAGCTTATATAATTCAGTCCCTTTTGGACTCAGGAGTTTCTGAGTTTTGTTTATGTGCAGGTGCTCGAAATGCTTCCCTGGTGAAAACTTTTGAAAAAAATGCTCACTTAAAAATTTATCATTTTTTTGAAGAAAGAAGTGCCGCCTTTTTTGCTTTGGGCAGAATTCAGCAAATTCAAAAACCAGTAGTTGTTGTGACCACAAGTGGAACTGCCGTGGCCGAACTGTTACCAGCCGTTATCGAAGCCCATTATACAGGATTGTCATTAATATTATTAACTGCTGATAGACCCAAGAATTATCGCGGAACGGGCGCCCCCCAGGCCATAGAGCACATGGGCATTTTTTCGAACTACGTTAGAAAGTCATTTGATTTGGATGCTCAGAATTATGACTTTGCAATTAATCAAGATCACCTGAATTTTCCATTACATTTAAATGTCTGTTTCGATGAACCTTTAATTGATCAGGAACCTCTTGAAATCCAATTTAATTCAATTGTCGATGTGGTTAAGGATAAGAATCGTTATCATTCTTTGATGTCAGAGAATAAGGGCTTAGAAGCTAAGAACTTCGCGACTAATAGTGTAGAGGAAAATAGTTTAGAGAAAAATGGAGAGTGCTTTTTAAAAGAACTAGATATCTTTTTAAAAGAAACAAAACCCCTCATTATTTTAAGCGCCTTAGCTGAAGCGGACCAACCGATAGTTATTCAATTTTTGGAGAGCCTGCAACTCCCCTTGTTTGTTGAGGGAATTTCGGGTCTTCGCAATCATCCCAGAATTAAAAAGTATAGTCTTTTGACTCCAGAAAAAATAACGAAGGAATTATTTTTAAATAAAACTTGCAATTCCATTTTACGAATCGGTGGCGTTCCAACCACTCGATTCTGGAGGGATTTGGAGTTTGAATTAAAAAATATTCCCGTCCTATCGATTTCTAATAATTTATTTTCTGGTTTAAGCCGTCCTTCAAAACTTTGTACTCCGATTCAGAACCTAAAAGAATATGATTCTGGTTCTCAAATTTTAATGAGTGAACCGATTTGGAAGTCACGGGATGAAGAGTTGTATTTCAATTTAAATCGTTTGTTTGAAAAATATCCAGAGTCAGAACCAGCCTTAGTAAATAAACTGTCAAAACATTTACATCATAAAAATGTCTATTTAGGAAATAGCCTGCCAATCAGAGAATGGGATTTAGCTATTTGCCAGAAAACAATTCCAGCAAAGGTTTTTGCTAATCGTGGGGCCAATGGAATTGACGGTCAAGTTTCAACATTTTTAGGTTGGGCTTCCTCAGGAGTTGAAAACTGGGCGATTTTGGGGGATCTAACGGCCCTTTATGACTTGTCATCACTTTGGATAACAAGACAATTAGAAGTGGATAATCTGACAATTCTCGTAATCAATAATGGTGGGGGAATGATTTTTAATAAAATTTTCGAGAGCGAGTATTTTTTAAATCGTCATGAAATAAATTTTTCTTCTTGGGCCAAGATGTGGAATTGGCATTATGAAAAATGGCAGACCATTCCTTCCAAACCGATTTCCTCAGGATTTAGAATCATCGAAATGGTTCCAGTTGAAGAACAAACCAAACAATTCTGGCTGGAGTGGGACAAGTGTGGATTGTGA
- a CDS encoding alpha/beta fold hydrolase, with protein MKNKPNNSGWSGTSVDCDLIFLHGFLGLPSDWKALLGSPSLEESIKNNETTGSLNFYCPDYFNIPSLSPNFPFQEFAKNFVQWVQSNTHSDRKILIGYSLGGRLALAVFEQAPEMFAKLFLLSTHPGLKSEEEKDLRRINDSEWAKSFLSTNWEDLMQCWNQQSVFAGSKAEPQRQEMNFSREYLKLALEKWSLANQESKVLLIKNYFSQIVYVVGKDDTKFTDLARQLLEQVPGLQCFILKNSGHRVLFDQPEEIAKLLVQELFRSHRNLI; from the coding sequence TTGAAGAACAAACCAAACAATTCTGGCTGGAGTGGGACAAGTGTGGATTGTGATTTGATATTTCTTCATGGGTTTTTAGGATTGCCCTCCGACTGGAAGGCATTGTTGGGCAGCCCCTCTTTGGAAGAATCTATCAAGAATAATGAAACAACAGGCAGTCTTAATTTCTACTGTCCTGATTATTTTAATATTCCCAGTTTATCTCCAAATTTCCCCTTTCAAGAATTTGCTAAAAACTTTGTTCAATGGGTTCAGTCAAATACTCACTCAGATAGAAAGATTCTTATTGGTTATTCCCTCGGGGGAAGATTGGCTTTAGCTGTTTTTGAGCAAGCACCTGAGATGTTTGCAAAACTCTTTTTACTTTCGACTCATCCAGGGCTTAAGTCAGAAGAAGAAAAAGATCTAAGAAGAATAAACGATAGTGAATGGGCAAAGTCATTTCTTTCAACTAACTGGGAAGATTTAATGCAATGTTGGAATCAGCAAAGCGTATTTGCGGGAAGCAAGGCAGAGCCCCAACGGCAGGAAATGAATTTCTCAAGAGAATATTTGAAATTGGCATTAGAAAAGTGGTCTCTTGCAAATCAAGAATCAAAAGTCTTATTAATTAAGAACTATTTTTCTCAGATTGTTTATGTTGTTGGTAAAGATGATACTAAATTTACAGACCTCGCACGTCAGCTTTTGGAACAAGTTCCTGGTTTGCAATGTTTTATACTTAAGAATTCAGGTCATCGAGTCCTCTTTGATCAGCCAGAAGAAATAGCAAAATTGCTGGTTCAAGAATTATTTCGCAGCCATAGAAACTTGATTTAA
- a CDS encoding trypsin-like serine protease: MKNSQKRVEISKEAGISNSYKILINSKRLNIFSFCFSLMLLVSCGKNFPTIENQNNSDPSAHLSIDPTVPLSSIIGGQEITSKLDPIAKTTVLIYNTLTRQICTGSLLENNLILTAAHCVHRQIQSMLIYFIQNSRTATKEMSRLVTGAVTHPLWVTNKNNLKDAGDMALLKYSGDAPQGYTATTFLPNPSYLLNNTPVVLAGYGVSDSRTKQGSEILRQTATVISNNRYAYTEIQVDQRLGRGSCHGDSGGPAFIVINGTHYLWGILSRGDQDREDKCNQFSIYTLILAHYKWIQDTAKALTLNPNLNQVSMAAK; encoded by the coding sequence GTGAAGAATTCGCAAAAAAGAGTAGAAATTAGCAAGGAGGCTGGAATTTCGAATTCTTATAAAATTCTCATTAATTCAAAACGCCTGAATATTTTTTCTTTTTGTTTTTCATTGATGTTATTGGTTTCTTGCGGAAAGAATTTCCCCACAATTGAAAACCAAAATAATTCGGATCCCTCAGCCCATTTAAGTATTGATCCAACGGTTCCATTAAGTTCAATTATTGGAGGGCAAGAAATTACTTCCAAATTGGATCCCATAGCCAAAACCACAGTACTTATTTACAATACTTTAACTCGACAAATTTGTACGGGCTCTTTGTTGGAAAATAATTTAATACTCACCGCCGCCCATTGTGTTCATCGGCAAATACAGTCGATGCTGATCTACTTTATCCAAAACTCAAGAACAGCAACAAAGGAAATGTCTCGTTTAGTTACCGGAGCAGTGACTCACCCTCTTTGGGTGACTAATAAAAATAATCTAAAGGATGCTGGCGATATGGCGCTACTAAAATATTCAGGAGATGCCCCACAAGGTTACACGGCGACTACCTTTTTACCAAACCCATCCTATCTTTTAAATAATACTCCTGTCGTTCTTGCTGGATATGGAGTCTCAGACTCCAGGACCAAGCAAGGTTCAGAAATTTTGAGACAAACAGCAACAGTTATTTCTAACAATCGCTATGCCTATACAGAAATTCAAGTAGACCAAAGACTTGGACGAGGATCTTGTCATGGTGACTCTGGAGGGCCCGCATTTATTGTTATCAATGGAACCCATTATTTATGGGGAATTTTATCAAGAGGGGATCAAGACCGCGAAGATAAATGCAATCAATTTAGCATCTACACTCTTATTCTTGCCCACTACAAATGGATCCAAGATACAGCCAAGGCGCTGACGTTAAATCCAAATTTAAATCAAGTTTCTATGGCTGCGAAATAA
- the pip gene encoding prolyl aminopeptidase: MNTFFPEIEPYNSGYLKVSNLHTLYFEECGNPLGKPIIFLHGGPGGGVSPDHRRFYDPQFYRIILFDQRGCGKSTPFAELKENTTWDLVNDMEKIREHLKINQWIIFGGSWGSTLALAYGITHPEKCLAFVLRGIFLCREWEIKWFYQEGASLIFPDLWETYWNQIPKNQRGDMLSAYHSQLTSSDEKLKLQAAKIWSTWEASTSKLILDSQFIDDYEDPEKALPFARIECHYFINKAFFDTDNYLLENISKISHLPCVIVHGRYDMVCPAKNAWELHKAWPGSKLHFIPDSGHSVMEKGVTDKVIQATEDFKNLF; encoded by the coding sequence ATGAACACATTTTTCCCAGAAATTGAACCTTACAATTCAGGTTATTTAAAAGTATCCAATCTTCACACTCTCTATTTTGAAGAGTGTGGAAATCCTTTGGGAAAACCCATTATTTTTCTTCATGGTGGTCCTGGAGGAGGAGTTTCTCCTGACCATCGCAGATTCTATGATCCACAGTTTTATCGAATCATCTTATTTGACCAAAGAGGTTGTGGAAAAAGTACACCTTTCGCAGAATTGAAGGAAAATACAACCTGGGATCTTGTGAATGATATGGAAAAAATTCGTGAACACCTAAAAATAAACCAATGGATTATTTTTGGAGGAAGTTGGGGTTCCACTTTAGCTCTTGCCTACGGGATCACTCATCCAGAAAAATGCTTAGCCTTTGTTTTACGGGGAATTTTCCTTTGTCGAGAATGGGAAATTAAGTGGTTTTATCAAGAGGGGGCCTCTTTAATTTTTCCAGATTTATGGGAAACCTATTGGAATCAAATTCCAAAAAATCAACGGGGAGACATGCTCTCAGCATACCATTCCCAGCTGACATCCTCAGATGAAAAATTAAAATTACAAGCAGCCAAAATATGGAGCACCTGGGAGGCTTCTACCTCAAAGCTCATTTTAGATAGTCAGTTTATTGATGACTATGAAGATCCTGAAAAGGCTCTTCCTTTCGCACGAATTGAATGTCACTACTTTATAAATAAAGCTTTTTTTGATACTGATAATTACTTACTTGAAAACATATCCAAAATTTCCCACTTACCTTGTGTGATTGTTCACGGACGATACGATATGGTTTGCCCTGCTAAAAACGCTTGGGAACTCCATAAGGCCTGGCCGGGATCTAAACTGCATTTTATCCCAGACAGTGGTCACTCCGTCATGGAAAAAGGTGTTACAGATAAAGTGATCCAGGCGACGGAAGATTTTAAAAATTTATTCTAG
- the add gene encoding adenosine deaminase, translating into MDLQEKTEGVLKAMAQIKSGLLSIKNLPKVELHRHLDCSWRYSTLVEIAEKQGLANKTDFLKIEDDFLVTRPMNNLADVLKKFSQSQKIFKEPGILKRLAYEVIEDAYNDGIRILELRYSLNFIAESSGRSYDQIHSDILEGLTLAKNKFPIAVGLISIFQRGQKEKDLKKVLDFTLNNKDTFVGVDLADSEEKFVAKDFKNIFDPLYESGFPITIHSGETPDKLAAQRIKDSVDFLHATRIGHGIQLITNKEILSYIKSKNILLEICPLSNELTQAFVNLKQHPFLDLYQSGILVSINSDDPGIFNTSLSDDYSYLNQKFHLSLEDYMKINTMAYNASFIPEKIKETYWPYRSLK; encoded by the coding sequence GTGGATTTGCAAGAAAAAACTGAAGGTGTGTTAAAAGCTATGGCTCAAATTAAGTCTGGACTGTTGTCTATTAAAAACCTTCCTAAGGTGGAGCTTCACCGTCATCTTGATTGTTCTTGGCGATATTCCACCCTCGTTGAAATTGCTGAAAAACAAGGGCTAGCGAATAAAACTGATTTTCTTAAAATTGAAGATGATTTCTTGGTCACGCGACCAATGAATAATTTAGCTGATGTTCTAAAAAAATTTTCTCAGTCTCAAAAAATTTTTAAAGAGCCAGGAATTTTGAAGCGGCTCGCCTATGAAGTAATAGAAGACGCTTATAATGATGGGATTCGCATTCTTGAATTACGATACTCTTTGAATTTTATTGCCGAAAGCTCCGGCCGTTCCTACGATCAAATTCATAGTGACATCTTAGAAGGACTGACTTTGGCGAAAAATAAATTTCCTATTGCCGTGGGACTTATTTCCATTTTTCAACGGGGCCAAAAGGAAAAAGATCTTAAAAAGGTCTTGGATTTTACACTCAACAACAAGGATACTTTTGTCGGTGTCGATCTGGCTGATTCAGAAGAAAAATTCGTGGCTAAAGATTTTAAAAATATTTTTGATCCTCTTTATGAAAGTGGTTTTCCTATAACCATTCACAGTGGTGAAACTCCTGATAAATTGGCAGCACAAAGAATAAAAGATTCCGTTGATTTCCTCCACGCAACGCGCATTGGTCACGGAATTCAATTAATTACAAATAAAGAAATATTAAGCTATATCAAGAGTAAAAACATCCTTCTTGAAATTTGCCCCTTGAGTAATGAATTGACCCAAGCCTTTGTCAATTTAAAACAACACCCTTTCTTAGACCTATATCAATCTGGAATTCTTGTATCTATTAATTCGGATGATCCTGGTATTTTTAATACCTCCCTTTCAGACGACTACAGTTATCTAAATCAGAAATTCCACCTGAGTCTTGAAGATTACATGAAAATAAATACCATGGCCTACAATGCTTCTTTCATTCCTGAAAAAATAAAAGAAACCTATTGGCCATACAGGAGCCTCAAATGA
- a CDS encoding transketolase, with product MNHLKIKNQLFSNPTQQPTFSASVKNLKNESISLSDPRAMRALISLMDMNAVLGGAASHYGGPAAFAELMSAVHGYMFEEAKMSQKNWFDLFHFVNDAGHCENGLYAIKANYQIAGLEINSLKHFRSIRSNLTGHGEAHLFPEGVFLSNGPLGSALPQTVGLALGDYLTKNNRVTLCALSDGACMEGEAKEALATIPGFAQKGQLAPYVLIISDNNTKLSGRIDKDSFSLQPMFASLKMIGWDLHTLENGNDLQACYTAIEKAVATARANPRVPVVIHAKTTKGIGTKKTAESSSGGHGFPLKSPKELPEFLREIYHGENYPDQFNEWIQQSIEIENQIIASGKKDSGEKIQKGVSSSMILAKKNGLPIVSITSDLPGSTGVAEFRKEFPECSFDVGIAESHMISTAAGLSKLGFIPFVDTFAQFGVTKGALPFTMASLSQAPVIAILSHTGFQDAADGASHQALSYLAMVSSIPYVDVYCLSCSEEAHELITQAIHEFSEKRKNNEVPNTKIFFLGRENFPKSFGAKNYQLGKAQVLRSQLLEKNMNSDVNNNMAIKNVTIVTYGSLVSAAIKAADLLMEKNIGSEIINMHSITQMDIPCLKESLQRTKGNLITLEDHQKIGGLSQMLSQALGEEQIPFKLKVHAVDGHFGQSAYLADELYEKHHLDAKSILNSALELTEI from the coding sequence ATGAATCATCTTAAAATTAAAAATCAATTATTTTCGAATCCTACCCAACAACCAACATTTTCAGCCTCTGTAAAGAACCTGAAAAATGAAAGCATTTCGTTATCTGATCCCAGAGCCATGAGAGCTTTAATCTCTTTGATGGACATGAATGCAGTTCTTGGTGGTGCCGCTTCTCATTATGGGGGCCCTGCGGCCTTCGCAGAGCTGATGTCTGCTGTTCATGGCTACATGTTTGAAGAAGCTAAAATGTCACAAAAAAATTGGTTCGATCTTTTTCATTTTGTCAACGATGCCGGGCATTGTGAAAATGGACTTTATGCCATTAAGGCCAATTACCAAATTGCAGGATTAGAGATTAATTCTTTAAAGCATTTTCGGTCTATAAGATCTAATCTTACAGGTCATGGCGAGGCTCATTTGTTTCCTGAGGGCGTTTTTTTAAGCAATGGACCTCTTGGCTCGGCTTTGCCTCAAACTGTGGGTTTAGCTCTTGGGGATTACTTAACTAAAAATAATCGAGTCACTTTATGTGCGCTCTCTGATGGGGCTTGCATGGAGGGTGAAGCTAAAGAAGCTCTGGCGACTATTCCTGGTTTTGCCCAAAAGGGACAACTCGCTCCCTATGTTTTAATTATTAGCGATAACAATACGAAATTAAGCGGACGTATCGATAAAGATAGTTTTTCTTTGCAGCCAATGTTTGCTTCTTTAAAAATGATTGGTTGGGATTTACACACTCTTGAAAATGGAAATGATTTGCAAGCTTGCTACACAGCGATTGAAAAAGCAGTGGCGACGGCGAGGGCAAACCCCAGGGTGCCAGTGGTGATTCATGCCAAAACAACGAAAGGTATTGGAACCAAGAAAACGGCAGAGAGCAGTTCGGGTGGGCATGGGTTTCCGCTTAAGTCTCCAAAGGAATTGCCAGAGTTTTTAAGAGAAATTTATCATGGTGAAAATTATCCAGATCAGTTTAACGAGTGGATTCAACAGTCCATTGAAATTGAAAATCAAATCATAGCAAGTGGCAAGAAAGACAGTGGAGAAAAGATTCAAAAGGGTGTTTCAAGCAGCATGATTTTGGCAAAAAAAAATGGCCTGCCTATTGTTTCCATAACTTCTGATTTACCGGGGTCAACAGGCGTTGCTGAGTTTAGAAAAGAATTTCCTGAATGTTCTTTCGACGTGGGAATCGCTGAAAGTCATATGATTTCGACAGCAGCCGGTTTATCTAAATTAGGATTTATTCCTTTCGTAGATACTTTCGCTCAGTTTGGAGTAACAAAGGGAGCCTTGCCATTTACCATGGCCTCCTTATCTCAGGCTCCAGTGATTGCGATTTTGTCACATACGGGTTTTCAAGATGCGGCTGATGGGGCTTCTCATCAGGCTTTAAGTTATCTAGCCATGGTTTCTTCAATTCCTTATGTCGATGTTTATTGTTTATCCTGCAGTGAAGAGGCTCACGAGTTAATCACTCAAGCGATTCATGAATTCTCTGAAAAGAGAAAAAACAATGAAGTGCCAAATACTAAAATCTTCTTTCTTGGTAGAGAGAATTTTCCAAAGAGTTTTGGTGCTAAGAATTATCAATTAGGTAAAGCTCAAGTCTTGAGATCACAATTATTAGAAAAAAATATGAATTCTGATGTGAATAATAATATGGCCATAAAGAATGTAACAATTGTGACTTATGGATCTTTAGTTTCTGCCGCTATAAAGGCCGCAGACTTGTTAATGGAAAAAAACATTGGATCTGAAATTATCAATATGCATTCCATCACACAAATGGATATTCCATGTCTTAAAGAAAGTTTGCAGAGAACCAAAGGGAATTTAATTACTCTCGAAGATCATCAAAAAATTGGGGGTCTTTCGCAAATGCTCAGTCAGGCCCTAGGCGAAGAACAAATTCCATTTAAACTTAAAGTACATGCGGTAGATGGGCACTTTGGACAAAGTGCTTATTTAGCAGATGAGCTCTATGAAAAACACCATTTAGATGCAAAAAGTATTTTGAATTCAGCCTTGGAGTTAACAGAAATCTAA
- a CDS encoding ATP-binding protein, with amino-acid sequence MKRYLSSEIISLALKRHKMAFVSGPRQVGKTTLSKNFIESYDQALYKNWDESDFRKQWAKSPNIIADEFRLEKINQTRLLILDEIHKSKNWKQKVKGFYDVHGDDVDIIVTGSARLNVFKKGGDSLMGRYLNFRLHPLSYGEILGNGLLDPDQWLKKLFTRPQNFSDQKILLQLNQLSGFPEPFISKSEKILKIWRQSRTEKIVREDLRDLTRIIDLSQIELLVSLLPERVASPLSIQNLREDLETSHDTVKRWLNYLSELYYFFELKPWSKSFPRSLKKEGKIYLYDWTEVAVPGARFENLIACHLLKTCHYWNDTGNGFFDLFYIRNKDKQEVDFLLVRDKKPWLMVESKLSDIKIDKPKVAKFQTYFKCPFIQVVFENEIWQKTNESLVASATHVLGNLP; translated from the coding sequence ATGAAAAGATATCTTTCTTCTGAAATTATTTCTTTGGCATTAAAGCGCCATAAGATGGCTTTTGTATCTGGACCAAGGCAAGTTGGAAAAACGACTCTATCTAAAAACTTTATTGAAAGCTACGACCAGGCACTTTATAAAAACTGGGATGAGAGTGACTTCCGAAAACAGTGGGCTAAGTCACCCAATATAATAGCGGATGAATTTCGATTGGAAAAAATCAATCAAACTCGTTTACTTATTTTAGATGAAATACATAAATCTAAAAATTGGAAGCAAAAAGTTAAAGGTTTCTATGATGTCCATGGAGATGATGTCGATATTATAGTTACTGGGAGTGCTCGTCTCAATGTTTTTAAAAAGGGCGGCGATTCGTTGATGGGTCGCTATTTAAATTTTAGATTACACCCTTTGAGCTATGGAGAAATTTTAGGGAATGGCCTTTTAGACCCTGACCAATGGCTTAAAAAGTTATTCACCAGACCACAAAATTTTTCCGATCAAAAAATATTACTTCAGCTTAATCAACTGAGTGGTTTTCCAGAGCCCTTTATTTCTAAGTCGGAAAAAATACTTAAAATTTGGAGACAAAGTCGAACTGAAAAAATTGTTCGCGAAGACTTACGTGATCTTACTCGAATCATTGATCTGAGCCAGATTGAATTGCTTGTGAGTCTTCTTCCTGAGCGAGTGGCAAGTCCTCTAAGTATTCAAAATCTTCGAGAAGACCTAGAGACTTCTCATGATACGGTTAAACGATGGTTAAATTATCTCAGCGAACTGTATTATTTTTTTGAACTAAAACCATGGTCTAAATCCTTTCCGCGCTCACTTAAAAAAGAAGGAAAGATCTATCTCTATGATTGGACTGAGGTTGCTGTTCCAGGAGCCAGATTTGAAAATTTGATTGCCTGTCATTTATTGAAGACCTGTCATTATTGGAACGATACTGGAAATGGTTTTTTTGATCTTTTTTATATTCGAAATAAAGACAAGCAAGAGGTGGACTTCTTACTTGTTCGGGATAAAAAACCTTGGCTGATGGTTGAAAGTAAGCTTTCTGATATAAAAATTGATAAGCCAAAAGTTGCAAAATTTCAGACCTATTTTAAATGTCCATTTATTCAAGTTGTTTTTGAAAATGAAATTTGGCAAAAAACTAATGAGTCTTTGGTTGCAAGCGCAACTCACGTTTTAGGAAATTTGCCATAA
- a CDS encoding flagellin FliC: MGMRINTNVSALNAQKNLYMTGINQARSMSRLASGQRINQAADDAAGLAISENLKGQIRGLRQANRNANDGISLVQIAEGSLNEVSNMLIRLRELGVQASSDTIGDTERKFLDVEYQQLKSEVQRVTEATSYNGYDLLNGTGGVIDIQVGVNNDPFKDRISFNSGAANSSLEALGLVAESVETKEGAQFSLQSVDNALVSVNAIRANFGAMQNRLQSTSNNLLVYDENISAANSRIRDADVAAESSELTRNNILMQAGVSVLGQANQMNQLALKLLG, encoded by the coding sequence ATGGGTATGCGTATTAACACAAATGTTTCGGCATTAAATGCTCAGAAAAATTTGTACATGACAGGGATCAATCAAGCTAGGTCCATGTCAAGATTGGCATCTGGCCAAAGAATAAATCAAGCTGCTGATGATGCTGCAGGTTTAGCAATCTCAGAAAATCTAAAAGGACAAATCAGAGGCCTCAGGCAAGCCAATCGGAATGCCAACGATGGTATTTCTTTAGTTCAAATTGCTGAAGGCAGTTTAAATGAAGTTTCCAACATGCTCATTCGCCTAAGAGAATTGGGAGTTCAGGCTTCTTCAGATACCATTGGCGATACCGAAAGAAAATTCTTAGATGTTGAATATCAACAATTAAAGTCAGAGGTCCAACGGGTTACCGAAGCCACATCCTATAACGGATATGATTTGCTTAACGGCACCGGGGGAGTTATCGACATTCAAGTCGGCGTAAATAACGATCCATTCAAAGATAGAATTTCTTTTAATTCGGGAGCTGCAAATTCATCCCTTGAAGCCTTAGGCCTGGTCGCAGAATCTGTGGAAACCAAAGAAGGCGCTCAATTCAGTTTGCAATCCGTCGACAATGCATTGGTATCTGTCAATGCCATCCGAGCCAATTTCGGAGCCATGCAAAACAGGCTACAATCAACTTCAAACAATTTACTTGTTTATGATGAAAATATTTCAGCAGCTAACTCAAGGATTCGTGACGCCGATGTGGCCGCTGAAAGTTCTGAATTAACAAGAAATAATATTTTAATGCAAGCAGGTGTTTCGGTATTAGGGCAAGCGAATCAAATGAATCAGTTAGCATTAAAATTATTAGGATAG